Sequence from the Helicoverpa armigera isolate CAAS_96S chromosome 14, ASM3070526v1, whole genome shotgun sequence genome:
TACGTATTAAACCAACAAACTTACCATATTCCCCCACGATTAGCTTTGCATATTAGTTCTGGGAATCTAGGATGAATTTGTGAACGTTTCTGTGTAAACCACGGTCGAGTTATTAGATATTCTGTTCGAGCTCGCGGCGCTTTGAGCACAAAGTGGGGAAGCACACAGGGACCTCGGGCTAGAGAACACTTGAATCctaatatgtatgttattcGAATgggattttgaaaattgatgtGTGGGATGATGAATATGTTAAGTTTGCTTTGATTTTCAGGCGTTCTTACTTCAGAtatgttttgatattaatttaaatcttaACAATTATGTTGTATAACCATAATCATAGAAATTGATTCACTTATTGGGAACTAGCAATAGAACCTTACATTGAATAAACTTTGAATTTAATACTCAAATAAACTTTACATTGATCCTTTCTCCAGTAGGTCCATAAACTATAGCCAGGGGCCACAACTTACAGATCTCATCTGAAATGCACGGCCtcaaccataaataaataaggccTGAACCCTTCAGCCCCAACAAGATTACAGCTGACTTACGTAAACTTTTCCCACTGTGCCCCACTTCGCCCCACTCGCCCCACCCTCCTGGGACCCGCGATATAATCCAGTTTGCCTCTTTCTCCTCGCAAAATGAAACGCAACGAAAAATACAACGTTATTTAATCCCCTTGCTACAGTGTCATGACACTCTTATTGCTCTCGTAATAAGGTCGAGTTTGGATTAACTGAACAGCAAATGTAcagttggtttttgtttttttaacgtGTCAAGTGAGGCTGAAAGTTGTTGGTATTATTTCTGCGAATAATGGATTCTTTTGTATGGGACGCAGTTTGGAAAACTTCATTTCATCGTGAATGTAGGTTGGTAATGACTACAACATTTCCTTGTTTGAGAGATGCGCCGAAAATTCAAATTACTTATCGTGTGGAAAAGAGGAAAATTGCGCGGAAGaggtttattttatcttttatgtatAAGCAGACATACACAACGTAATGAAAAATTAGAAGGCAACGTGAAGGTAACGTGTACATGAAATTGGAAACTCTTGATTGGATAAGTAATAATACAATAGGTAGAACCGTTCTTGACTAGCAGAGTTTGAGTGCCAACTATTATAACAATCTTGGTACATCTCAGACATAAGctaattaaaaacttaccaaAGGAAGTCTCCACTTCACTTATCTTAAACACCATACTCCCATATCCACTTCCATACCCTCACTCCTGGCAGAAGTTCATATGAAGCACAAAGGTGAGGTGGCTCCGCGCTCGGCTGAAGAGCTCGTGGCTGCGATAGGGCACGCAGGGGCACTCGACCTGCGAATGTTGGGGACTTGTTGGGGACTTGCCATTGATTCCATGCTGGTAAGGGATGGGGGACTTTAAGAGTTGTTAGGTGATGTTTTTGAGTAAGTTGGGAAGTTTGTTGTTGGATGTAACGGTTGAAGGAATTTGCTTATTGCTTATGTATGTGTAAGTTGAGTTTTAGGAAATGGTATAAGGATTGAATAGTTATTGGATTACGTTTGGGAGATCGACTTTTTTACCAGTGAAATCAAAAAATGGTAAAGGAAACTGCAAGGTATGGCCCTTTCGgcgagtaatatttttttataaaatatactgaTTGGTATATAAGTtataaaaacatacctacatattgtttGCCTGTAaacacttaataatttaaagacTTCACCTAGTTCAAAAGAGTCGTAAATATTtccaattacaatttattttttgataaccAAAAACCAAGGAAAATGTCATACAGATGATAAGTATTTATATGCATTTGTTTGTAATCTATtctacaaacaaatatacaaataaatcgaAACTGGTACATATCAAAGTCTCAGTGGGAGGCGTCGGCTTTTGTTCCCTCGCAGCGGCGCGCCGCCTGGTGGTGACAACAGTTTGAGTGTCGAAACAATGTCAAACTGTTGTAATTATACCAGGGTATAGGAAATGGAAAACTGTacaatttattacttatataaatCTATACTTTATGTATGTTTCATTGATTGTATGTTTCTTTATTTGCTTGAACGGttatctttaaaaatactagCTTTCCCCGGCATTTCTTCACTCGCATCTTGTGAGTCCTAACCTATCCCGTATCCGTcgatatatataattattatctgaCTCTGAGAGAATAGTCCAAATCAGTCCGGTAGTTACTGAGATTAATGCATTCGTAGGTACTCttcagattttaaatattagcaAGCTTAGTTGGTTATTAGTCTAGATAGTTGTTACTATGACTCACAAGATGCGAGTGAAGAAATGCCGGGGAAAGCATAAATGTTGCACTTATCGTAGACAAAAAGTCGACTTAGCACTTTTGTATCTCATTCCCAAACAGCTATTTTAGGTTTATTAAGCTTCACCGTATTACACGAAACCTTACCCAACATCCACACATCTATCTATTACTCTTGGTGACGGACACAGACAGTAGTAATGCCCTCGCGGCTGGATCAAAGCGCGGCGCGGTCGGCCTCGcctttgtgacgtcacagtgcATCGCGCTGCCTCCGACAGCCATCTCGGGTAGCTGGCACTTTGTGACCACTGTACAGTTATAGATGGATAGTTTATACAGATTTCAAAGGCAGATTAATggtagttttgaaataaatatatagaattaattaacaaaaataaggcaattttttaaaattataaatatttagtaataattGTTTGCGTACGAGTATATTATATGTCAGACTGGTTGACATACTTTTACCTATTAGATTTTAAGGATATAAAGAGTTAGATAACCTTTCATGTCAGTTTGCAGCAGCAAAATGCTGCAGAcaaaatcaaaattgaaaaatgtatggTGAAATCAAAAATGTACAAGCGGCTACCCCACACCCACAGTGTCTCCAACAGACTATATAATAACTCCACAAATAATTCAGTATTTAGTAGCATCATAAAACATCCAGTTCATGAccaaacatatacatatttatttcataccaacagaaatataaaagagaaaaatactGGCAAAGTGCTCACCAAAAAACCGTATGAAAAATTCAAAGGTTCACCCCTCGGCTAGACGGGACAGGTCACTCTCCCCTCCACCCCCACCCCTCCCCGCTCCCCTGGGAGAGGGCTACACCCCTGCGAAATTAACTCGCCCTAACTCACCTGCCCTTTGAAGAGCCGCCGGTACATCTAAACTACATACTGGCGCTTAATAGTTGCATGAATGTTTTATTCGAGTTTTGAGTAGCTGAAAATCGATGTCTGTAAGCGAGGAGAATTTATGTCGCTTTGCACTTACATTATTATTCTTGTTGCTGATTTCAAAACCAATTTTAAGGAAAGCTTTAGCACAGAGTTTTTAAGGCGCTctgcataaaatatattataaactaatgcaaaaattttaaataggcATAATCAAAATTCAACATTTCTCAGATATTCTTGGAGTAGAATGAAAGAAACCCGATTTTTACGGCAAACGCTTTTTCGGATTTGTTGAACGTTGCACATTTGTAACATAGTTTTTCCTactagtaatatttttatacacttcCCCACGAGCATTTTATAACTCTTGTTTCAACCATAAAAAGCTCAGAAAAACTAAACGGATCTGTAGGAAAAATTGCTTGATAACATTttcgctggatgcaggtcgcttccaacaggtatctgtggagatcaatgggggaggcctatgttcagcagtggacgtcctatggctgagatgatgatgatgatgattttctgtgaaaatgtcaCGGTCTCAATAGTCGTTTCGTTTTTTATTGCTTGTTCCAAGAATGTCTAGCGACAATTTCGTGAAGATTTTTTGTACAACGCGGTTGTTTTTCGGTTATGTGGCCGTTAGCAGTGTTTCTTTCTCTTTCACGTAccaaatatttatatctatatttacctacatatattatgtttatttttcgtaTGTAGTGGGAGGATTATAAATCTACACACCACTCATATTTTAcagcttatatttatttaaaaaaacagaaGGCCAGCCCATTCCGTGCTTACAATAATCAAGCTTTCATCCAATTATACTAGTGTTAAACATTCGAATACAACACGAGTTTTTagcacataaaaaacaaaacaagaaaaaaaacagcaatTATCCGCACGAACGCCTCGCGTCACTATGTCGTGCGACTGTGCACTCCGCAGGGAGTCCGACTCCCATagaaattgcaattttatttcattttaacgCGACTGTTTACCTTCAATATAATCTAGTTAGGGTGAGCAGGGAGCCAGCTATTACGCATTTCTGTCACGGCACTGTTCTTTGTCGTAATAAACAgagataatattttgaaaacgcTGCATTTTTGTTTCATGGTAAATTGTGTTATACTCTGTTGATGGAAAACAGAGCTAGGGAATTCCAGATTTCTCTTTTACAAAATAGCCTTATACCAAgccttaaaacaaaattaatttaatctcACAATTCTATGAATGTATAGTTGTTTGTGTGCTTCTCTCTACATAACGTTTGTTCGTTATACCAACTTCTGGGTTAACAAGTTACTAGGAGGCCTTTGGCTAGGTCATATGTCTGAATTAAATGTTTAGGTTGGTTTAACTTCCCAAACTTCTGAAACCCTGAGGCCAGAGGTCAACACGAACAACACAGCATACCACTTCGTGATCATAAATCAACATACATAAATCAATAAACCTCTGGCTCagcttgtaaaatattaaagcgATGTAATGCGCAGCGGCCATTTTGGAAAACTATAGTCTGGAAACCACCAtatatacatacgtatatgAAGTTCAACTGTTTCTGCAATGCGCAGAACTGAATGTCGTAGAAACTATTGGAATGACCTTGAACTTAAAGGGTTGTTTACTGCtatttgatattttgagttagagtaggtactaaaaaataaatatgtatgttagtggTTGCTATCTTTATGCAGATTTTGTATTATAAGGAGCGCCAACATCTGTTAACTGGTTAATTTACAAAATCCTGAAACTGCAAACCTCAGAGCAAAATCTCTTAAAGCTTATTCTTTTCTACAGTATGAAATGGCCCTACTAACACCATTTCTATCTACAAATGCATTAACACATCAGTTATCCAACAacacaaagtaaaaatatactATCTTTAACAAAGAACCGTCAAAGAAATAATTCCCCATCCTTTCATAGGAAGTGGGTGACACAGCTCGTCTATTCACGTCCCATAGAATACCATAAGAAGTTCCAGCCCCCCGCCATAGTTAATGAAATCACGGCGATGGGGACCATAACCATAGCTAATGGCTTGGCTATGGGCCCGACCTTTATTAGTTTTCTATTGTTATCGCCAAACGATTTGATGGGGTTTATTTAGTTAGCTCGTTTTGTACAATGTGACAGTTAAATGGTGATAAATATGCTTTGTCATTACGCTTGTTTGCAGCaaaagatttataataatattttttattcagataaatTAAGAGTCTAAGATATAAGCTTAAATCCGAGTCGTGCGTGCTTGAACTAGGAAATCCTGTGTTGCAAGCGAAATGagctaatattattaaaaatcaataaatatttagcaCAGGTATAATAGCGTTTTTACGAACCATGTTAAAAAATGGAGGGTGTTCGACGTTTGCGTGGGGTTGGAGTCAGTTTTTCTAATCTTGATTTGTTCTCTATCACTGAGATGGTTTTtggattataatatttttttactgttagaataatattaattcgTTTAATTACGTATTTCattttaagacataattaaattaatcatttcAAGTGTAAGATTGTGTTATGCAAACTTTGTAGCCCAATACATTTATACCCActctattaaaaatacataacaaaaacCACTCCACCATAAAGTACCACATGACCTTAACAGccaacaaatacatattattatattatacgtagcgaacaataacaaaatatttcacatttaaGCATAAACTTAGCGTCAAGTTCAGATCGCGTGCGGCGCAACTACCGCCAGTCACGGCACGATCGATAACTTAACGTTAACTTAACTTACTTGGGAGCTTTTTTCAGAATGAAATGTGGCTTAAGTATTTTTGTCGAAGCTGGTTATTTTTTCTGTCTACCCAGACAAGATATTTTGTTGTGAAGTTGCTAAGCTGGGCTCAAAATTCGCCGTAGCAACTCaatcattttttaaagttataagtATTTGTGGATTGTGTTACCCTTTTCTGTGAAGACTTTTAAAGGTTTTAGTACACACATATTAGAATGTTCTTATCTAAAGCACATACACTATATTGTACTTAGTTTCCCGGATCAAATTCAAAGCCCACGCGGAAAAAATCGATGTCAAAACACGGAACTTTAAAAAGGACATGTAACCTCTGGTAACTTTAAATGTCAGTGCTCTTCAAACACATGATGATGCAGTCACCTTTCACGCTGAAATTAATGTACTACCAGGATATACTTATAATTAGCCCAGAATAAAGAGcaagtggtattgggttgcccgggtaactaggttgaggaggtaagatagggcagtcgctccttgtaaagcactggtactcagctgcatcgggttagactggaagccgaaaccaacatagttgggaaaaggctcgggagatgaggcCAGAATAAAGAGCAAACATATCTATATCTACACGTAACTTGTATTTATAGATATCAGTGGGTTTGTTCATTTGTCCGCTGTGGAGTGCACTCGTATGGAGAGGGCTCGGCCCTCTTACGGGGGCTAATTGATTACGTCAACAGGGGCTTTATTTATACGACTCACTGgaaatgtaaatattacatATGGCGTATTTGAAATAGCATCGAGTGTGTCtaagtttattttgctttttgacCAATGCGACTTGCATAGTTTTATAAAGTTTGTTTGAGATAATTGAATGGTAGTTTCTATTGGTCTTATAGGAAGCGCCAGACAATCTCAGGCATAAGATTCACGACATAAATGTAGAAGCTCATTTTTATCTGCGGTATGCAACGGTCATAATTAACTAGGGTCGCCTTTCAAGCTAATCAGACGCAGTTAAGTACTAGTTTTACATGGagtaactgcctatctgacctcctcaacccaattacccaaGCAATCCTTGGCAAGACTAGTAAACCTTCACGATTATAACTACAAATGTCGCATGCAATGCACTAAAATTACACTTCTATAACATAACCGGCCGTCCTTACCCCACTTGAGACTGTTCTGCATAAGTTCAACTAATGTGGTTCGTTCCAAGTAGGCGCAAGTAGTGGTAGGTGTAGCCGCACGCGACACTTCCTGCCTCCAATAGTTTGCCTGATTACTTTTACATTGAACTCGTGATGGCGCAAGTTATGATAAGTTTCAGGTTAATGTGGTCACGTTTACTGAAGTACCttggtaaaataatttagacCATATGAACATCTCAAACGAAAACTAGCAATTAATGTATTCAATGCAGTTTTAGTTTCTTTGCAGGAACAGTGTCtttcatttattaatatgaTGGATTAAAcgtatatttatgttatttacgtCTATTCAATAAATTCTATTGTTcagatatttattatgtacctacctattcaaaTCGAAAGAAGTCTTAACCTTTACTTCTATTACTTGCACCACACAAAACCCTTACAAACCACCATGTTTTTTACCATACCGTCGCCATGACCCGCGCGAACCAGCCTTGGCCCGAGTTTCATGTCGTTTCATTATGTTTTTACAgttcagctttatttatttctttgaaactgTTAATGGGCTCGCTAGTTTGTAGTGTGAGGTGCTTTGTGGAAACTTAATGATTATTttgctatttgattttgtttgagaATCTACTGATTGATGAGTTTTTTTGTCTGGTTACTGGTAACCCTGTTATTTCCTCCCTAggttacctactttttatcgtTGCTACAACATACGTCTGTACAATTACAGTGTGTTATTTCCCGTGTGTTTGAGACCGAAAAAGAAATTTCTTCTAACAGTTGACAACGTAAAAAAAATtcttgaattttttatttaaatgacttagtaacaacaaaaaatgtAGCTCCTAATCACTTTCTTTCCTTCCACATTTTTACCTTTCCTCATTGAAATTCTGTAGTCGTGCGGAGTCTTGCTAGAGATTTTCCGCCCTTTGCCTTTCTAACGAGCCTGTGTACAAAGGAGGGTAGGCAGAGTATTGAACGGCTTCAAATGATTAAATTGCTTCCTCTAAACCCAGATGTAAGGATTACATTTTTCTCTTTGTTAGAGACACGTTGCGGTAATCTTATGGtggtttttgcatttgtttagagaattttagattaatttatttgtgaagaAGTGaatatttctttgaattatctgaaaaataaaatcctcTTGCTGGAGCATTCATTTTGGAAACGAATCTATGATTTGTAGTCATCTCATTACTGAatcaattaggtatttaaaacaattgagAGCAATCCCTCAACTCCCATCAATAGACGTATTTCGCCTAACgacttttaataaatacagaTCAGGCGTTAAGGAAAATGTTTGCAAAATATATCGAATGGCCCGTCAAAGCTAACACGAGACTGTTCTTGATTGAACGCCTCGTTTTCTGAGGAAAAAACCGAGAACGCGACGTAAGCCCCTTCCTATAATGATATCGGCGGCAGGGGACCTCGCAAATTGGATTTCGGTTAAACAAGTTGTTACAATTACTGCCTCCGTGAGGGATGAAAGCCTCACTCGGACCTCGGCTAACGACTGCTCACAATTTCACATTTAAAACCTTCAGACTATTCATAATTAAGTTCATTGTGTAACTGTGAATTTATTTGCTGCGTAAACTATTTAATGTTTCAAGGTTTTATCATACAGCGTTGCTGAATATACATTAATTAGTTCGACTGTTCATGAATGTATTTCAatttaaggctccagcagaccggatgcgtatgcgtagacgtaaacgtagtcacgcgcgtagttacggcgtaaccatgagttgtaatgtatgcaaatgtatgagacaggccacaccgcttgcgtaacgacacgcgcgtcgttacgccaACTATGGTTGTAACTTACtacgcgtggttacgcatacgcatccggtctgctcgagcctttaatgtAATGTGGATAACGACCGTCGTGAatcgttaaaatattttgattccaCGCTTTTCAATATGAATATGTGAATTGCATATTGTTTTTGATTATTATCTTGTGCGAATGTGATGTgtgatattttgttaataaataagaaatgtgTTTGTGTTCAAAAGGACTCTGAATCGTCTTTGGAAATCGAAGCTCTCGTAACTAAGACCACTCGGGACAGAGGAACGACAACTAACAGAAACAAAGATCGACTCACAATCCTTTTGAAACATTACAGCACCCCCCTTTCTCATGAAATGATAATACAATGATCATTTCTGTTTGTTGTCAGGTTCCAAACTCCTAATCGAGGGTCCCGCTGAAGGAAGACGCGTAAATGTGTGAGCGACACGCAAATAACTCAGCGAGGGCAACTCTAGCCCTCCCCTGAAGATGTGCACAGCGTCCCACAACAGATAGAATCATATAAAAGTTATTCAAagaatccaagatggcggaggGACCACAGACGATATGGCAGAAGATCGACAACGCGGTCATCCCCATGGTGAACCTGGAGGTGCGGGAGGTGCGCGAGATCCTCTGGGAGAAGATCAAGGAGCCGACCTCGCAGAGGAAGATCATCCTGGTCATCGTGTCGATAGCGCTGTTGCTCGACAACATGCTGTACATGGTGATCGTGCCCATCATCCCCGACTACCTGAGGTACATCGGCGCGTGGGGCGAGGCGGGCTACGACCACGTGGTCACGCTGGCGCCCTACAGGGAGGGCAATAGGACCATCACACCGACCAAAATCATCCCAGCATCACATGAGGGTCAAGACTCAGCCACAGGTGTCTTGTTCGCCTCTAAAGCTATCGTACAGCTCATGATTAACCCATTCTCTGGTGCCTTAATCGACCGCATCGGGTATGACGTACCCATGATGATCGGACTCATCATTATGTTCCTCTCCACATCGATCTTCGCCTGCGGTCGGAGCTACAGTATGTTATTCTTCGCGAGAAGTTTGCAGGGCGTAGGGTCTGCCTTCGCGGACACTTCAGGCCTGGCGATGATAGCTGATAGGTTTACTGAAGAAAATGAAAGATCTAAAGCCCTTGGTATTGCGCTGGCCTTCATCAGCTTTGGTTGCCTCGTTGCTCCACCATTCGGCGGTGCGTTATACCAATTTGCAGGAAAGGAGGTTCCATTCTTGATTCTCGCATTAATATCATTGATGGACGGGTTTATGCTGTTGCTTGTGATGAAACCACTGAAGACGCAGCTGAAAGAAGCTAGAGAGCCCAAACCTCCCAGCACTCCCATCTGGAGGCTGTTGATGGATCCTTACATCGCTGTCTGCGCGGGCGCCCTTATGATGTCCAATGTTGCGTTAGCGTTCCTGGAACCAACCATTTCGCTTTGGATGGAGGATAATCTTACCAAAGACAACTGGAAGATTGGTATGATTTGGTTGCCAGCTTTCTTCCCTCACGTGCTTGGTGTCATCATTACCGTAAAGATGGCAAGAAAGTACCCTCAGCAGCAGTGGCTGATGGCCGCCGGAGGATTAGCGCTGGAAGGTCTGTGTTGTTTCATAATACCTTTTGCgaattcatacaaaatgttgATGATCCCCATCTGTGGTATTTGCTTTGGAATCGCCCTCATCGACACAGCCTTACTACCAACACTCGGGTACTTGGTGGACGTGAGATATTCATCTGTGTACGGGAGCATCTATGCGATCGCCGACATATCCTACTCGTTCGCATACGCCGTTGGACCAATCATCGCTGGAGAAGTAGTCGAGGCTATAGGATTCACAGCTCTGAACTTGTTCATCGCCTTCAGCAATTTATTATACGCGCCAGTGCTCATGTATCTCCGGCATATCTACGACTTCAAACCATTTGAGAATGAAGCTAATATCCTCATGGCTGACCCGCCAG
This genomic interval carries:
- the Vacht gene encoding vesicular acetylcholine transporter, which gives rise to MAEGPQTIWQKIDNAVIPMVNLEVREVREILWEKIKEPTSQRKIILVIVSIALLLDNMLYMVIVPIIPDYLRYIGAWGEAGYDHVVTLAPYREGNRTITPTKIIPASHEGQDSATGVLFASKAIVQLMINPFSGALIDRIGYDVPMMIGLIIMFLSTSIFACGRSYSMLFFARSLQGVGSAFADTSGLAMIADRFTEENERSKALGIALAFISFGCLVAPPFGGALYQFAGKEVPFLILALISLMDGFMLLLVMKPLKTQLKEAREPKPPSTPIWRLLMDPYIAVCAGALMMSNVALAFLEPTISLWMEDNLTKDNWKIGMIWLPAFFPHVLGVIITVKMARKYPQQQWLMAAGGLALEGLCCFIIPFANSYKMLMIPICGICFGIALIDTALLPTLGYLVDVRYSSVYGSIYAIADISYSFAYAVGPIIAGEVVEAIGFTALNLFIAFSNLLYAPVLMYLRHIYDFKPFENEANILMADPPDKEYQTYSLQDQRPVNGEYKNHLEYSNVSGQVAGTEESNIDAGAGGYNYDQSYQGGYQNYSQGYEQQQQPQQGYQQEYQEQYSQQRQLPAQPQPTASNPFRAGGAPAPAPAPAPAPQPTIKNPFRQGF